A stretch of Pseudoprevotella muciniphila DNA encodes these proteins:
- a CDS encoding glutamine synthetase III family protein has translation MTSLRFKAVEAASKKRPLEVAVPSERPSEYYAKYVFNQEKMFKYLPLSTYTKLREAIDEGTPLTMEVANEVADGMKRWAIENGVTHCTHWFQPLTEGTAEKHDAFVEHDRKGGMIENFSGKELIQQEPDASSFPNGGIRSTFEARGYSAWDPSSPVFIIGDTLMIPTVFISYTGEALDYKAPLKKALAALDKAATAVAQYFYPNVTKVTANLGWEQEYFLVDEDLYGARPDLMLTGRTLMGHDSAKNQQMNDHYFGAIPERVAEFMKDLEIQALELGIPCKTRHNEVAPNQFELAPIFEECSLAVDHNMLLMSLMRKIAKKHGFHCLLHEKPFAGINGSGKHNNWSLTTDTGTLLHGPGKTPEDNLRFAVFIVESLMAVYKHNGLLKASIISASNAHRLGANEAPPAIISAFLGRQITEILRKIEESTTEELFNIEGRHGIKLDIPQIPEIMVDNTDRNRTSPFAFTGNRFEFRAVGSSANCAAAMIVLNTAMAEALTLFKQRVDALIEGGQSIIGAVLDVLREDIKACKPIVFEGNGYSDEWKEEANRRGLDCETSVPLIIDRYLLPSSIKMFEDMNVMHKNELEARDEIKWETYQKRIQIESRVLGDLCMNHIIPVATKYQTVLVDNVQKIQSAFSTEDAKRLTSYNIDLIEKINVHTNTIAEQADKMVEARKQANLIENIREKAIAYHDNIVPYLEEIRRHIDKLELIVEDEMWTLPKYRELLFIR, from the coding sequence ATGACATCATTAAGATTTAAAGCCGTGGAGGCCGCTTCAAAAAAACGTCCTCTGGAAGTGGCAGTACCTTCAGAACGTCCGAGTGAATACTATGCAAAGTACGTATTCAATCAGGAAAAGATGTTCAAGTATCTACCGCTAAGCACATACACGAAACTTCGCGAAGCCATCGACGAGGGAACGCCCCTGACGATGGAGGTGGCCAATGAAGTGGCTGATGGCATGAAGCGCTGGGCAATAGAGAACGGCGTTACGCACTGCACTCATTGGTTTCAACCTCTTACAGAAGGCACGGCAGAGAAACATGATGCATTCGTGGAGCACGACCGCAAGGGAGGTATGATAGAAAACTTTTCGGGCAAGGAACTGATACAGCAGGAGCCCGATGCATCGTCGTTCCCCAACGGCGGTATCCGCTCCACGTTCGAGGCACGCGGCTACTCGGCATGGGACCCATCTTCACCAGTTTTCATCATCGGCGACACGCTGATGATACCGACGGTGTTCATATCCTATACCGGAGAGGCACTCGACTACAAAGCCCCACTGAAAAAAGCCCTTGCTGCACTCGACAAGGCGGCAACTGCTGTGGCACAATACTTCTATCCTAATGTGACGAAAGTTACAGCCAATTTGGGATGGGAACAGGAGTATTTCCTCGTAGATGAGGACCTGTATGGTGCGCGCCCAGACCTGATGCTGACAGGGCGTACGCTGATGGGGCACGATTCTGCAAAGAACCAGCAGATGAACGACCACTATTTCGGTGCTATCCCCGAACGTGTGGCAGAATTCATGAAAGACCTTGAAATTCAGGCATTGGAACTCGGTATTCCCTGCAAGACAAGGCATAATGAGGTAGCACCAAACCAATTTGAGTTAGCGCCCATCTTTGAAGAATGCAGTCTCGCGGTGGACCACAATATGCTCCTGATGTCGCTGATGCGAAAGATAGCCAAAAAGCATGGTTTTCATTGTCTGCTCCACGAAAAGCCCTTTGCTGGTATCAACGGAAGTGGTAAGCACAACAACTGGTCGCTCACAACCGACACCGGTACACTCCTCCACGGTCCGGGCAAGACACCGGAGGATAACCTGCGTTTCGCCGTGTTTATCGTAGAGTCGCTTATGGCTGTATATAAACACAATGGTCTGCTGAAAGCCTCCATCATCAGCGCATCGAATGCCCACCGTCTCGGTGCCAACGAGGCTCCTCCTGCCATCATCAGCGCATTCCTCGGAAGGCAGATAACAGAGATCCTGCGAAAAATCGAGGAGTCAACGACAGAGGAACTGTTCAACATTGAAGGTCGTCACGGCATAAAACTCGACATTCCGCAGATACCCGAAATCATGGTGGACAACACCGACCGCAACCGCACATCGCCTTTCGCTTTTACAGGAAACCGCTTCGAGTTCCGCGCAGTGGGAAGTAGTGCCAACTGTGCTGCTGCGATGATAGTGCTCAATACTGCAATGGCAGAGGCACTGACGCTCTTCAAGCAGCGTGTGGATGCTTTGATTGAAGGTGGACAGAGCATAATCGGGGCTGTCCTCGATGTCCTGCGCGAGGATATTAAGGCTTGCAAACCAATCGTGTTCGAAGGTAACGGCTATTCGGACGAATGGAAAGAAGAAGCCAACCGGCGCGGACTCGACTGCGAAACAAGTGTGCCGCTCATCATTGACCGCTATCTGTTGCCTTCGAGCATAAAGATGTTTGAGGACATGAACGTGATGCACAAGAATGAACTCGAAGCACGCGACGAAATAAAGTGGGAAACGTATCAGAAACGCATACAGATAGAGAGTCGTGTACTCGGCGACCTCTGCATGAACCACATCATTCCTGTTGCCACAAAATATCAGACGGTGCTTGTGGACAATGTACAGAAGATACAATCGGCATTCTCAACAGAAGATGCAAAGCGACTGACATCCTACAATATAGACCTCATTGAGAAAATAAATGTCCACACCAATACCATCGCAGAACAGGCAGACAAAATGGTGGAGGCAAGAAAGCAGGCGAACCTCATTGAGAACATACGCGAAAAGGCGATTGCCTATCATGATAACATCGTGCCCTATCTCGAAGAAATACGGCGCCATATCGACAAACTCGAACTCATCGTGGAGGACGAGATGTGGACGCTGCCCAAATATCGTGAACTGCTTTTCATAAGATAG
- the lptE gene encoding LPS assembly lipoprotein LptE — protein sequence MHPAKLITALFCLLLTTACTVSYTFTGTSINYDIIKSIQIDKVNNRAPYGWAPMEAMFNNKLQDKYANQTKLKLVKRKGDLHIAGEITAYDQYNKGISSDGYSSQVQLKMTVNIRFENFPKNQQWERQFTATTQYNSTQQLSSVQETLVNEMIDDLTDQIFNATVSDW from the coding sequence ATGCACCCAGCCAAACTCATAACAGCACTTTTCTGCCTATTGCTGACAACGGCATGCACCGTGAGCTACACGTTTACGGGCACGTCGATTAACTACGACATCATCAAGAGCATACAAATAGACAAGGTCAACAACCGTGCACCATACGGTTGGGCTCCTATGGAGGCGATGTTCAACAACAAGCTGCAGGACAAATATGCCAATCAGACTAAACTGAAACTCGTGAAGCGCAAAGGCGACCTGCACATAGCCGGTGAAATCACTGCCTACGACCAATACAACAAGGGTATTTCATCGGACGGCTATTCTTCGCAAGTACAACTGAAGATGACCGTAAACATCCGTTTCGAGAATTTCCCCAAGAATCAGCAGTGGGAGCGGCAGTTTACGGCTACGACGCAGTACAACTCCACGCAGCAGTTGTCGAGTGTACAGGAAACGCTGGTGAACGAGATGATTGACGACCTTACCGACCAGATTTTCAATGCTACCGTGTCGGATTGGTAA
- the pyrB gene encoding aspartate carbamoyltransferase, producing MAKKKSFVSIADITKEQIMYLITMASEFEAIPNRKLLDDKVVATLFFEPSTRTRLSFETAANRLGARVIGFTDPKVTSSIKGETLNDTIKMVSNYADVIVMRHHLEGASLYASEISSVPIVNAGDGAHQHPSQTMLDLYSIYKTQGTLENLNIYLVGDLKYGRTVHSLIMAMRHFNPTFHFIAPKELAMPEEYKLYLDKHGIHYEEYEDFNEDIISEADILYMTRVQRERFTDLQVYERVKDVYILKASMLGKCRENMKILHPLPRVNEIAYDVDANPHAYYFEQAQNGLYMREAIISDCLGLTLEDVQNDGRKQ from the coding sequence ATGGCAAAAAAGAAAAGTTTCGTAAGCATTGCTGACATCACGAAAGAGCAGATTATGTATCTCATTACGATGGCAAGCGAGTTCGAAGCCATTCCAAACCGTAAATTGCTCGATGACAAAGTGGTTGCAACGCTCTTTTTCGAGCCTTCCACACGCACACGCCTCTCTTTCGAGACTGCCGCCAATCGTTTGGGCGCACGTGTCATCGGATTTACCGATCCGAAAGTAACCAGTTCTATAAAAGGAGAGACGCTCAATGATACCATAAAGATGGTAAGCAATTATGCCGATGTCATCGTGATGCGCCACCACTTGGAGGGTGCTTCGCTCTATGCCAGTGAGATTTCATCTGTGCCCATTGTCAATGCCGGCGATGGAGCGCATCAGCATCCTTCGCAAACAATGCTCGACCTCTATAGCATCTATAAGACACAGGGCACGCTGGAAAACCTGAACATATATCTCGTCGGCGACCTGAAATACGGTAGAACGGTACATTCGTTGATTATGGCGATGCGCCATTTCAATCCCACGTTCCACTTCATTGCACCCAAAGAACTGGCGATGCCCGAAGAATACAAATTGTATCTTGACAAACACGGGATACATTACGAAGAATACGAGGACTTCAACGAGGACATTATCAGCGAGGCAGACATTCTGTACATGACACGGGTTCAGCGTGAGCGTTTCACCGACCTTCAAGTGTATGAGCGCGTGAAGGATGTGTACATACTCAAGGCCTCTATGCTTGGCAAATGCCGTGAGAACATGAAGATTCTCCATCCGCTGCCCCGCGTAAACGAAATAGCCTACGACGTTGATGCCAATCCACATGCTTACTATTTTGAACAAGCACAGAATGGGTTGTACATGCGCGAAGCAATCATCAGCGATTGCCTTGGCCTGACACTCGAAGATGTACAAAATGATGGTAGAAAGCAATAG
- a CDS encoding S9 family peptidase, translating into MKKTFLAAILICGGTAYNAYSAETDTLTIRDCVTGAYYPEYVYGVTPMADGETYSQLSDDATRIIRKSFKDASEVGTVFDCSAVPGCPVRRIGGYTMSPDEKTILFETQHKSIYRHSYTAVYYVCNLETKEIRPLSQGGPQQQPHFSPDGKKVAFVREGNLFIVDLAANTETQITTDGKFNEVINGLPDWVNEEEFTTACSFDFSADSKNLAWVRYDESQVPIYSMQMFKGLMPEHKENDVYPGKYDYKYPVAGEKNSEVSVLSYNLDNGATTRMNVPLETDGYIPRIRFTSDPAKLAVVTLNRHQDRMNIYMVNPSDGTASLTLSETSDKYVKETAYESLNFYGDKFAYISARDGHQHIYLYDLNGNLVRQATKGTDDVTELYGYDPKADHFYYAAKDGSPMRQAVFCVDKKGKVTKLSKEAGDNSATFSASMKYFMNVYSSSTNVPVTTLCDNKGKMLSTLKDNAALAKKAETVLGQKEFFSFTTSEGVLLNGWMVKPRNFDPTRKYPVVMYQYSGPGSQEVKDAWGMGFLGQGAVFESYLAQEGIIVACVDGRGTGGRGIDFEQCTYLNIGDKESKDQVEAAIYLGSLPYIDKDRIAIWGWSFGGFNTLMSMSEGRPVFRAGVAVAAPSNWKFYDTVYTERYMRTPSENPNGYACNPIQRASKLHGDLLLIHGTADDNVHFRNFTEMTEALVQADKQFDQAIYTNRNHSIYGGNTRYQLFTKITNFLMEKLK; encoded by the coding sequence ATGAAGAAAACATTTCTTGCAGCAATACTGATATGCGGAGGTACGGCATATAATGCATATTCAGCAGAAACCGACACACTGACCATCCGCGACTGCGTTACCGGCGCGTATTACCCCGAGTATGTCTATGGCGTTACGCCCATGGCAGACGGTGAGACGTACAGCCAACTTTCAGACGATGCCACACGCATCATCCGTAAGTCGTTCAAGGACGCCTCTGAGGTGGGCACCGTGTTCGACTGCTCTGCCGTTCCGGGCTGCCCCGTAAGGCGCATTGGTGGTTATACCATGTCGCCTGACGAGAAGACAATTCTGTTCGAGACTCAGCACAAGAGCATTTACCGGCACTCCTACACCGCCGTGTACTACGTATGCAACCTTGAGACGAAGGAAATCCGCCCGCTGTCGCAAGGCGGACCGCAGCAGCAGCCGCACTTCTCGCCCGACGGCAAGAAGGTGGCATTCGTAAGGGAGGGCAATCTCTTCATCGTGGACCTCGCTGCTAATACAGAGACGCAGATTACTACCGACGGGAAGTTCAACGAAGTCATCAACGGCCTGCCCGACTGGGTAAACGAGGAAGAATTTACCACAGCCTGCTCGTTCGACTTCAGTGCCGACTCGAAAAACCTCGCTTGGGTGCGCTACGATGAGAGCCAGGTGCCCATCTACAGCATGCAGATGTTCAAGGGACTGATGCCGGAGCACAAGGAGAATGACGTCTATCCGGGGAAATACGACTATAAATATCCCGTTGCGGGCGAGAAGAACAGCGAAGTGTCCGTTCTGTCATACAATCTGGACAACGGTGCCACCACGAGAATGAACGTGCCCTTGGAAACCGACGGATACATACCCCGCATCCGATTTACGAGCGACCCTGCCAAACTCGCCGTCGTTACGCTCAACCGTCATCAGGACCGCATGAACATCTACATGGTCAATCCCTCCGACGGCACTGCCTCGCTCACTCTGAGCGAAACGAGTGACAAATACGTCAAAGAAACCGCCTATGAAAGTCTGAACTTCTATGGCGACAAATTCGCATACATCTCTGCTCGCGATGGTCACCAGCACATCTATCTCTATGACCTCAACGGCAACCTCGTGCGCCAAGCCACGAAAGGCACGGACGATGTGACGGAACTATACGGCTACGACCCGAAGGCAGACCACTTCTACTATGCCGCCAAGGATGGCAGCCCGATGCGCCAGGCGGTGTTCTGTGTGGACAAGAAGGGCAAGGTAACAAAACTTTCTAAAGAAGCAGGCGACAACAGCGCTACGTTCTCTGCCTCGATGAAATACTTTATGAACGTCTATTCCTCAAGCACGAATGTCCCCGTCACCACCCTTTGCGACAACAAAGGCAAGATGCTCTCCACACTCAAGGACAATGCCGCCTTGGCGAAGAAAGCCGAGACCGTTCTCGGACAGAAGGAATTTTTCTCTTTCACCACATCGGAGGGCGTCCTGCTTAATGGTTGGATGGTAAAACCGCGCAACTTCGACCCCACGAGGAAATATCCCGTCGTGATGTATCAATACAGCGGTCCCGGCAGTCAGGAAGTGAAAGACGCCTGGGGCATGGGATTCTTGGGACAAGGCGCCGTGTTTGAAAGTTATCTTGCACAGGAAGGCATCATCGTGGCATGCGTTGACGGGCGCGGCACAGGCGGTCGCGGCATCGACTTCGAACAATGCACCTACCTCAACATCGGCGACAAGGAGTCGAAGGACCAAGTGGAAGCCGCTATCTATCTCGGTTCACTGCCCTACATAGATAAGGACCGCATCGCCATCTGGGGTTGGAGTTTCGGCGGTTTCAACACACTCATGTCGATGTCGGAAGGACGCCCCGTGTTCCGTGCCGGCGTAGCAGTAGCAGCACCAAGCAACTGGAAATTCTACGACACGGTATATACCGAGCGCTACATGCGCACACCGAGCGAGAATCCCAACGGTTATGCCTGCAACCCCATACAGCGCGCCAGTAAACTGCACGGCGACCTCCTCCTTATCCACGGTACAGCCGACGACAACGTACATTTCCGAAACTTCACGGAAATGACAGAAGCCCTCGTGCAAGCCGACAAGCAATTCGACCAAGCCATCTACACCAACCGCAACCACAGCATCTACGGCGGAAACACCCGCTATCAACTCTTCACGAAGATAACCAACTTTCTCATGGAGAAACTAAAATAA
- a CDS encoding nitroreductase family protein, translated as MIENRRSIRKYKDAVVDDALLNRLLTEAERTQTMGNLQLYSVVVTRDKDMKARLAPLHFNQPMVTQAPVVLTFCADFNRTAEWCRNRKAMPGYDNFLSFFNAASDALLYCQNFCTLAEAEGLGLCYLGTTIYMPQQIIDVLKLPKLVFPVATITLGWPDETPPQTDRLPLSAIRHNETYQPVTSESIDRDYTAKENLPENQEFLRINDKETLAQIFTDIRYTKKDNEAMSEGLFAALRHQGFIE; from the coding sequence ATGATTGAAAACAGACGAAGCATACGTAAGTATAAGGATGCAGTTGTTGACGATGCGTTGCTCAACAGGCTGCTGACAGAGGCGGAGCGGACGCAGACGATGGGAAATCTGCAACTCTACAGCGTGGTGGTAACAAGGGATAAGGACATGAAGGCGCGTTTGGCGCCCTTGCATTTCAACCAGCCTATGGTGACGCAGGCACCTGTTGTGCTGACATTCTGCGCCGATTTCAACAGGACCGCCGAGTGGTGCCGCAACAGGAAGGCGATGCCAGGTTACGACAATTTCCTGTCATTCTTCAATGCAGCGAGCGACGCGTTGCTCTATTGTCAGAATTTCTGCACATTGGCAGAGGCAGAAGGACTCGGGCTGTGCTATCTCGGCACCACGATATACATGCCGCAGCAAATTATCGACGTGCTGAAACTGCCGAAGTTGGTTTTCCCCGTAGCCACGATAACGCTCGGCTGGCCCGACGAGACTCCTCCGCAGACAGACAGACTGCCCCTAAGTGCCATACGTCATAACGAGACTTACCAACCCGTCACGTCGGAGAGCATCGACCGCGACTATACGGCAAAAGAAAACCTGCCCGAAAATCAGGAGTTCCTGCGCATCAACGACAAGGAGACCCTGGCACAGATCTTTACCGACATCCGCTATACGAAGAAGGACAACGAAGCCATGTCGGAAGGACTCTTTGCTGCCCTCCGCCATCAAGGATTTATAGAATAA
- a CDS encoding thiamine phosphate synthase, protein MNIQFRTNNLSDAKQALKNGCKWIRLNTAGIPDNDLRPLAEEMLKICRKNDATFIIDDSPELAREIGADGVHFNNGASVAKTRRAIGEQYLIGATLSTSEEICRAKKESVDYIDIGPREKFNTEELRNLIIRLYEADVMLPLSVYGNIVPDDIPTLSATGLRAITTSDLSFLKKDIWDIINRFS, encoded by the coding sequence ATGAACATACAATTTAGGACCAATAATCTTTCAGATGCCAAGCAAGCGCTGAAGAACGGTTGTAAGTGGATACGACTAAACACAGCAGGCATTCCGGACAACGACTTACGCCCCCTTGCGGAAGAGATGCTGAAAATCTGCCGCAAGAACGATGCCACTTTCATCATCGACGACAGCCCGGAATTGGCCAGGGAAATAGGTGCAGATGGCGTTCACTTCAACAATGGGGCATCGGTAGCAAAAACACGCAGAGCGATTGGTGAACAGTATCTCATCGGTGCCACACTGAGCACATCAGAGGAAATTTGTCGGGCAAAAAAGGAAAGTGTTGATTATATCGACATAGGCCCTCGGGAAAAATTCAACACAGAAGAATTACGCAATCTCATCATCAGGCTTTATGAAGCAGACGTAATGCTTCCGTTGTCGGTTTACGGCAACATCGTGCCCGACGACATCCCAACGCTTTCTGCCACAGGACTGCGCGCCATAACGACATCTGACCTGTCATTCCTGAAAAAGGACATTTGGGACATCATAAACCGGTTCAGTTGA
- the secG gene encoding preprotein translocase subunit SecG, translating to MYSVIVVLAVIVAVLLIFVVLIQESKGGGLASDYASGNNLLGVKKTTDVVEKATWTLAGLLVVLSVATTYVVPRESSSRIGSVTTPTQAPLPGQQQAAGQNAAQQQGAAQQQQQQGNTAQKK from the coding sequence ATGTACTCAGTAATTGTAGTTTTGGCAGTAATCGTTGCCGTACTTTTAATTTTCGTTGTACTCATTCAAGAATCAAAGGGAGGCGGTTTGGCTTCCGACTATGCTTCAGGCAACAATCTGCTTGGTGTAAAGAAGACAACCGACGTTGTGGAGAAAGCCACATGGACACTTGCAGGGCTCCTCGTGGTGCTCAGCGTAGCAACAACATACGTTGTTCCGCGCGAAAGCAGTAGCCGTATCGGCAGCGTAACCACACCCACTCAGGCTCCCCTCCCCGGACAGCAACAAGCGGCAGGTCAGAACGCCGCACAGCAGCAAGGTGCCGCACAGCAACAGCAGCAACAAGGCAATACTGCTCAAAAAAAATAA
- a CDS encoding sigma 54-interacting transcriptional regulator — MKESELNKIKKKYEIVGNCDGMNHAIKIALKIAPVDLSVLVIGENGSGKEIFSHIIHDSSKRSRKKLMAINCGAIPEGTIDSELFGHKKGAYTDALEDSKGYFGTADGGTLFLDEIGELPLGTQSRLLRVLETGEYLPVGATKVEKTDVRIVAATNVNLLEAVERGKFREDLYYRLSGITIRIPPLRERGGDIIDLFRHFALNMAQKHEIPPIRIEESAKKMLLNYNWPGNIRQLKNLAESLTILTEERVISAEILKKHPPFNTKKSLPRQLEDNIDYKNIVPILLTMYKGMSDDINKIKEALKNAGIQVDKKKELPPTKDVQEAIVEEVRDTEQKK; from the coding sequence ATGAAAGAATCTGAACTGAATAAGATAAAGAAGAAATACGAAATCGTGGGCAACTGCGATGGCATGAATCATGCCATTAAAATTGCTTTGAAGATTGCGCCAGTTGATTTATCTGTGCTCGTCATCGGTGAGAATGGTTCTGGCAAAGAGATTTTCTCGCATATCATCCATGATAGTAGTAAAAGGAGCCGGAAGAAGCTGATGGCGATTAACTGCGGTGCGATACCTGAAGGGACGATTGATTCAGAACTTTTTGGGCATAAGAAAGGCGCTTATACCGATGCTTTGGAGGACAGCAAGGGCTATTTCGGCACAGCAGACGGCGGCACACTTTTTCTTGACGAGATTGGCGAGCTGCCGCTGGGTACTCAGTCGCGCTTGCTGCGTGTGCTCGAAACGGGCGAATATCTTCCTGTTGGTGCCACAAAAGTGGAAAAGACGGACGTACGCATCGTTGCTGCAACGAATGTCAACTTGCTTGAAGCAGTGGAAAGAGGCAAATTCCGAGAGGACTTGTATTACCGTTTGAGCGGCATCACCATCCGCATCCCGCCTTTGCGCGAGCGAGGAGGCGACATCATCGACCTTTTCCGCCACTTTGCCCTCAACATGGCTCAAAAGCACGAGATACCCCCTATCCGCATTGAGGAGAGCGCAAAAAAAATGCTACTGAACTACAACTGGCCTGGCAACATTAGGCAACTGAAGAACCTTGCGGAATCGCTTACAATTCTTACAGAAGAGCGCGTAATTTCAGCAGAGATTTTGAAAAAGCACCCACCATTCAACACAAAGAAGAGCTTGCCGCGCCAACTTGAAGACAATATTGACTATAAGAACATCGTTCCAATACTTTTAACAATGTACAAAGGAATGAGCGATGACATCAACAAAATAAAAGAGGCACTGAAAAATGCGGGAATTCAAGTTGATAAGAAAAAAGAATTACCTCCTACAAAAGATGTACAGGAAGCGATTGTGGAAGAAGTGAGAGATACAGAGCAGAAAAAATAG
- a CDS encoding tetratricopeptide repeat protein produces the protein MRISEYINRPEKLDKQTLFELRTLLAKHPYHQPARLLFLKNLFLLHDATFSEELHKSALFLPDRRVLFDLVEASNYDIKTENEQTGKTEKSTKGKDSTDSIIDKFIKETEKAEGGGSIDHKPTAADATTNYIEFLNRQKGPENKSQKSKKEQSRGDRLLNDFIESGGIKIKPEEKEQPTQEGTDNTKKEKAEKNAHKETKDSKKKTATESILQETDDSYFTETLAKIYIKQGKYEKALEIIRTLSLNYPKKNSYFADQIRFLEKLIINSKKNT, from the coding sequence TTGAGAATTTCGGAATACATCAACAGACCGGAGAAACTCGACAAGCAAACACTTTTCGAGTTGCGCACATTGTTGGCTAAACACCCGTACCATCAGCCGGCACGCCTGCTCTTCCTCAAAAACCTGTTCTTGCTCCACGACGCCACCTTCAGCGAAGAACTGCACAAGTCGGCACTTTTCCTGCCCGACAGGCGGGTGCTATTCGACCTTGTAGAGGCGAGCAACTACGACATTAAAACAGAGAATGAACAAACGGGCAAAACAGAAAAATCTACAAAGGGTAAAGACAGCACAGACAGCATCATAGACAAATTCATCAAAGAGACGGAAAAGGCTGAAGGGGGCGGCAGCATCGACCACAAGCCTACAGCAGCTGATGCTACCACGAATTACATTGAGTTCCTCAACAGACAGAAAGGTCCGGAAAACAAGAGTCAGAAGTCAAAGAAAGAGCAGAGTCGCGGCGACAGACTCCTGAACGACTTTATAGAAAGCGGCGGCATCAAAATTAAACCTGAAGAAAAGGAACAGCCTACTCAGGAAGGTACTGATAACACTAAGAAGGAAAAGGCTGAAAAGAACGCACACAAGGAAACAAAGGACTCAAAGAAAAAAACTGCAACAGAAAGCATCCTTCAGGAGACGGACGACAGTTATTTCACAGAAACTTTGGCAAAAATATACATCAAACAAGGAAAATACGAGAAAGCACTTGAAATTATCCGCACTTTAAGTTTGAATTATCCGAAAAAAAATAGTTACTTTGCAGACCAAATCCGATTTTTAGAAAAATTGATAATAAATAGTAAAAAAAATACATAA